One Cupriavidus oxalaticus genomic region harbors:
- a CDS encoding aconitate hydratase — MGRNVAQKLIDAHLLEGDTRPGKEIALRIDQTLTQDATGTLVMLELEGMQLDRVKTELSVQYVDHNLLQEDFRNPDDHLFLYTACRRFGIWYSRAGNGVSHPTHMQYFGCPGKTLVGSDSHTCAAGSLGMLAFGAGGIEVAMAMAGEPFFLKMPEIWGITLIGELPSWVSAKDVILEMLRRYGVNGGTDRIIEYRGPGLIKLSAMDRHVIANMGAELGATTSVFPADEVVRRFLAAHARETDFANLLADENCQYDLEDQIDLSLLEPLIARPCSPGDVVPVREVAGEEIYQSYIGSSANPGYRDFAIAAQIVRGRMVAPHVSFDVNPTSRGLLEALVRDGHIGHLLHAGARLHQAGCNGCIGMGQAPATGKNSLRTVPRNFPGRSGTRDDLVWLCSPETAAASALAGRITDPRELEMDYPDIAEPGDSVIDWQNFVAPLLPEQARAETLVKGPNILSLPDFEPLPGQIRLPLLLKVGDDISTDDIMPAGAAVLPYRSNIPAISEFVYEPIDKSYVTRARAAGDHAIVGGLNYGQGSSREHAAIAPRYLGLRMVIARGFARIHWQNLVNFGILPLRFGDAADYDRLALGDVLVLEHLDTALATGTEIEASIANRGECLLLTHGLSPRQVAILRAGGLINWLRERS, encoded by the coding sequence ATGGGAAGGAATGTCGCCCAGAAGCTTATCGACGCCCATCTTCTCGAAGGTGACACGCGGCCGGGTAAGGAGATAGCACTCCGTATCGACCAGACTCTCACCCAAGACGCGACTGGGACATTGGTCATGCTGGAACTGGAGGGGATGCAGCTGGATCGCGTCAAGACCGAGCTTTCGGTCCAGTACGTGGATCACAATCTGTTGCAAGAGGATTTCAGGAACCCGGACGATCATCTGTTCCTCTACACCGCCTGCAGGCGCTTCGGGATCTGGTACAGCCGCGCTGGCAACGGCGTCAGCCATCCCACTCACATGCAGTACTTCGGCTGTCCCGGCAAGACACTAGTCGGCTCGGATAGCCATACGTGCGCTGCGGGCTCGCTAGGCATGTTGGCGTTCGGCGCTGGCGGCATTGAAGTCGCCATGGCCATGGCAGGTGAGCCCTTTTTTCTGAAGATGCCGGAGATCTGGGGCATCACGTTGATCGGCGAGTTGCCTTCCTGGGTTAGCGCCAAGGACGTGATTCTTGAGATGCTGCGTCGATATGGCGTCAATGGTGGTACGGACCGCATTATTGAGTACCGTGGGCCAGGCCTGATTAAGCTGTCGGCCATGGACCGCCACGTGATTGCCAACATGGGGGCCGAGCTCGGCGCGACCACGAGCGTATTTCCCGCTGATGAGGTAGTGCGGCGTTTTCTGGCGGCCCACGCTCGCGAAACCGATTTCGCCAACTTGCTGGCGGACGAGAATTGCCAGTATGACCTCGAGGACCAGATTGACCTGTCGTTGCTCGAGCCGTTGATCGCCAGACCTTGCAGCCCGGGCGACGTTGTTCCGGTGCGAGAGGTGGCTGGCGAGGAGATCTATCAGTCCTATATCGGGTCCTCGGCCAATCCAGGCTATCGAGACTTTGCAATCGCGGCGCAAATAGTCCGGGGGCGCATGGTTGCACCGCATGTTTCTTTCGACGTGAATCCGACCTCCCGCGGCCTGTTGGAGGCGTTGGTACGCGACGGTCACATTGGACACTTGCTGCACGCGGGAGCGCGCTTGCACCAGGCCGGCTGTAACGGCTGCATCGGCATGGGCCAAGCGCCCGCGACCGGGAAGAACAGCCTGCGCACCGTGCCGCGCAACTTCCCTGGCCGCTCAGGTACCCGAGACGATCTCGTGTGGTTATGCAGTCCGGAGACGGCCGCAGCCTCGGCCCTGGCTGGACGCATCACAGATCCGCGCGAGTTGGAGATGGACTACCCGGATATCGCCGAGCCTGGCGATTCAGTGATCGACTGGCAGAATTTCGTGGCGCCGCTGCTCCCTGAGCAGGCGCGCGCGGAGACCTTGGTGAAGGGTCCGAACATTCTTTCGTTGCCTGACTTTGAGCCGCTTCCGGGGCAGATCAGGCTGCCACTGCTGCTTAAGGTCGGCGACGACATTTCCACGGATGACATCATGCCGGCGGGCGCCGCCGTGCTCCCCTATCGGAGCAACATTCCTGCCATCAGCGAGTTTGTCTACGAACCAATCGACAAGTCTTATGTGACGCGCGCAAGGGCAGCTGGCGATCACGCGATCGTTGGCGGGCTGAACTACGGCCAGGGCTCGAGTCGCGAACACGCGGCAATCGCACCCCGGTATCTTGGACTGCGAATGGTAATCGCCAGGGGCTTTGCCCGCATCCACTGGCAGAACCTGGTCAACTTTGGGATCCTTCCGTTAAGGTTTGGCGATGCGGCTGATTACGACAGACTTGCGCTAGGCGACGTGCTCGTGCTCGAGCACCTAGATACGGCTCTTGCCACGGGAACCGAGATCGAGGCCAGCATCGCCAACCGCGGCGAGTGCCTGCTATTGACTCATGGTCTCTCGCCACGTCAGGTGGCAATACTACGCGCGGGAGGGCTGATCAATTGGCTGCGTGAGCGGAGCTGA
- a CDS encoding site-specific integrase, with the protein MNAKRTVSESGGLPAHHIDAFLDRLRTAHYSEVSLRKKRRVLCAFSGWMKNRHIDLIDLDESVTARFMKRMIDASRDRVQRARPTLRQFLAYLRAEAIVCPPTSGRQSAIAHIYGRYMDYLRQDRGLAKNSLLVYGPFIRDFLDSHSASDGSLLPDAFDAVTIRNHLLARSKGRSAEYTRLMAVALRSFCHFLFLRGDTARDLYESVPSVRKWRQSTVPRFLTPEQQEALIASADRSTPTGRRDYAILLLLARLGLRAGEIVAIELDDIHWRSGELVVHGKGQMVEHVPLPSEVGEAIATYLRDGRGASASRRVFLRRLAPRVGLAGPAAIGKIVCQAFARAGFRPACRGAAHLFRHGLATTMIRHGASMAEIAEVLRHRSLDSTAIYAKVAFEDLREVARSWPTAGGSI; encoded by the coding sequence ATGAATGCGAAACGCACAGTCAGCGAATCCGGCGGGCTGCCGGCCCATCACATCGATGCATTTCTTGATCGTCTACGGACGGCACACTATTCCGAGGTATCACTTCGCAAGAAACGAAGAGTCCTGTGTGCGTTCTCTGGGTGGATGAAGAACAGGCACATCGACCTGATTGATCTCGATGAGTCTGTCACGGCTCGCTTTATGAAGCGCATGATCGACGCATCACGAGACCGCGTCCAGCGTGCGCGACCCACATTACGGCAGTTTCTCGCCTATCTGCGTGCCGAAGCCATTGTGTGCCCGCCGACGTCGGGCCGCCAATCCGCAATCGCGCACATCTATGGTCGATACATGGACTATCTGAGGCAGGATCGCGGACTCGCGAAGAACTCTCTGCTCGTCTATGGCCCGTTCATTCGCGACTTTCTCGACAGCCACTCGGCCAGCGACGGAAGTTTATTGCCAGATGCATTCGACGCGGTAACGATCCGGAATCATCTTCTTGCCCGCAGCAAAGGCCGATCGGCAGAGTACACGCGGCTGATGGCAGTTGCGCTTCGCTCGTTCTGCCATTTCCTCTTTCTGCGCGGCGATACGGCCCGAGACCTGTATGAGTCAGTGCCTTCAGTTCGTAAGTGGCGACAGTCAACTGTGCCAAGGTTCCTCACGCCTGAGCAGCAAGAAGCTCTCATTGCATCTGCAGACCGGTCGACCCCGACTGGGCGTCGTGACTACGCAATCCTGCTGTTGTTGGCGCGGCTCGGTCTACGTGCCGGAGAAATCGTTGCCATCGAACTCGACGACATTCACTGGCGTTCGGGAGAACTCGTCGTTCATGGCAAGGGGCAAATGGTCGAGCACGTCCCCCTGCCATCGGAGGTCGGAGAAGCAATCGCAACATATCTCCGCGATGGTCGCGGAGCAAGTGCATCGCGGCGGGTCTTCCTTCGCAGATTGGCACCTCGGGTTGGTTTGGCGGGGCCGGCGGCGATTGGCAAGATTGTTTGTCAGGCCTTCGCACGTGCCGGTTTCCGCCCCGCGTGCCGGGGCGCCGCACATCTGTTCCGTCACGGTCTGGCAACGACGATGATTCGCCACGGGGCCTCGATGGCAGAAATAGCCGAGGTCTTGCGGCACCGCTCACTGGATAGTACCGCGATCTATGCAAAGGTCGCGTTTGAGGACCTGCGCGAGGTCGCGCGCTCCTGGCCCACCGCTGGAGGTTCAATATGA
- the tnpC gene encoding Tn3 family transposase post-transcriptional regulator TnpC — MPDIDTPYGKVDAEALQALQEAFDTFAILRVLDQLDAIRARCCDPAGLQDDLLRLHGMAHTVINGAALSCSTTGPTLVDQADAIVEELDDWILLFRQAVQVLRQLESLRPGDER; from the coding sequence ATGCCTGACATCGACACCCCTTACGGCAAGGTTGACGCCGAAGCCCTGCAGGCGCTGCAGGAAGCTTTCGATACCTTTGCCATCTTGCGCGTGCTCGATCAGCTGGATGCCATCCGTGCGCGCTGCTGTGACCCGGCGGGCTTGCAAGATGATCTCCTGCGCCTGCATGGCATGGCCCACACCGTCATCAACGGCGCCGCGCTGTCCTGTTCGACCACTGGCCCGACCCTCGTGGACCAGGCCGACGCCATCGTTGAGGAACTGGACGACTGGATTCTACTGTTCAGGCAGGCTGTGCAAGTGTTACGGCAGTTGGAGTCACTTCGTCCTGGCGACGAACGCTGA
- a CDS encoding tyrosine-type recombinase/integrase: MLSIRESKLGKSRCVPVAESTRVALEHYVQKRDQLCPLRLSEAFLVSESGKRLKAGTARSMFVRMSRAVGLRSATEDGRDGYGPRLQDFRHSFATGRLVEWYRAGRDVSREVPKLAAYLGHVNVGLTYWYIEAVPELLELAAAYLDKNCPGEQP; encoded by the coding sequence ATACTCTCCATCCGGGAATCGAAGCTCGGCAAATCGCGGTGTGTTCCTGTAGCAGAGTCGACACGGGTGGCACTCGAACACTACGTCCAGAAACGCGATCAACTCTGTCCTTTACGATTGAGCGAGGCGTTCCTGGTTAGTGAGAGCGGCAAGCGATTGAAGGCCGGCACCGCACGAAGTATGTTCGTCAGAATGTCGCGCGCTGTCGGTCTGCGATCGGCGACAGAGGATGGGCGCGATGGTTACGGCCCACGCCTCCAGGACTTCCGGCATAGCTTCGCGACTGGACGGCTGGTCGAGTGGTATCGTGCCGGTCGCGACGTAAGTCGGGAAGTGCCGAAACTCGCCGCCTACCTCGGGCATGTCAACGTCGGTCTTACGTACTGGTACATCGAAGCGGTTCCTGAGTTGCTCGAACTCGCGGCAGCCTATCTCGACAAGAACTGTCCAGGAGAACAGCCGTGA
- a CDS encoding DUF2188 domain-containing protein gives MLVTEVRVILTEESRWAVETDDLSRTRVIYPSRGAAIAAGVHMAMAEDAVLMIHGIEIEPKKSRHFSAQ, from the coding sequence ATGCTAGTCACAGAAGTTCGGGTCATATTGACCGAAGAATCACGTTGGGCGGTAGAGACCGACGATCTGAGTAGAACTCGCGTTATTTATCCATCTCGCGGTGCAGCGATTGCCGCAGGCGTACATATGGCTATGGCGGAAGACGCGGTGCTGATGATCCATGGCATCGAGATCGAGCCAAAGAAGAGCCGGCACTTCTCTGCTCAATGA
- a CDS encoding tyrosine-type recombinase/integrase yields MSAASLPSLVQRFFSQRLLEQQGLSSHTVASYRDTFRLLLAFATKRIGRTPSKLRIEDFDVSLIEEFLQHLEHGRGNSVRTRNTRLAAVHAFFRFVAVSEPALFLQCQRILAIPSKRCEHGPVEFLTESEAAALVAAPDVRTWIGNRDRALLLVAVQTGLRNSELTSLRRQDVVLGTGAHVRCLGKGRKMRCTPLRPDVVAVMKAWLRYQPGEPDDPVFPSSRGGGLSADALQRLVSRNVAIACRSCPSLKDKSVTPHTLRHGAAMSLLHHGVDLSVIALWLGHESSETTQIYLHADMQLKERALAHATASGVAPTRYKPPDPLLAFLEAL; encoded by the coding sequence GTGAGCGCCGCCAGTCTCCCATCCCTCGTTCAGCGTTTTTTTAGCCAGCGTCTGCTCGAGCAGCAAGGTCTGAGTTCGCATACGGTGGCAAGTTACCGTGACACGTTCCGGCTGCTTTTAGCGTTTGCCACGAAGCGTATCGGGCGCACGCCGTCAAAGCTGCGAATCGAGGACTTCGACGTGTCGTTGATCGAGGAATTCCTACAGCACCTCGAACACGGCAGAGGCAATTCGGTGCGGACACGCAACACGCGGCTCGCCGCCGTGCATGCCTTCTTCCGATTCGTCGCGGTCAGCGAACCTGCGTTGTTTCTGCAGTGTCAGCGTATCCTTGCAATTCCATCCAAACGTTGTGAACATGGTCCCGTCGAGTTTCTAACCGAGAGCGAGGCCGCAGCACTAGTAGCGGCACCTGATGTACGAACATGGATCGGCAACCGCGATCGAGCGCTGCTTCTTGTAGCGGTTCAAACGGGTCTGCGGAATAGCGAATTGACCTCTCTCAGGCGTCAGGATGTGGTGCTCGGTACAGGCGCCCACGTCCGTTGCCTCGGCAAAGGCAGAAAGATGCGATGCACTCCGCTTCGACCAGACGTCGTCGCGGTGATGAAAGCATGGCTACGCTATCAACCTGGCGAACCCGACGATCCGGTCTTCCCCAGTTCGCGCGGTGGCGGTCTTAGCGCCGACGCACTTCAGCGGCTTGTGTCACGCAACGTCGCAATCGCGTGCCGCTCGTGCCCCTCGCTGAAGGACAAATCAGTAACTCCCCACACGCTTCGACACGGGGCCGCGATGAGCCTGTTACATCACGGCGTAGACCTGTCCGTAATCGCGCTCTGGCTCGGTCACGAGTCCTCCGAGACGACTCAGATCTACTTGCACGCCGACATGCAACTCAAGGAACGCGCGCTCGCGCACGCCACGGCGAGCGGTGTCGCGCCGACACGCTACAAACCTCCAGATCCGTTGCTCGCCTTCCTGGAGGCTCTCTGA